From one Triticum urartu cultivar G1812 unplaced genomic scaffold, Tu2.1 TuUngrouped_contig_1645, whole genome shotgun sequence genomic stretch:
- the LOC125526746 gene encoding subtilisin-like protease 4, whose product MAFLTNLILLPLLLLANFSPTPSLCYVSPYAARVHQSATQTSAYHTYIVLVEPPPPGVDEEGHRRWYETFLPSSHIGESGEPRLLHSYTEVFSGFTAKLTEAELDVVAKNPRFVRAFPDQTLQLMTTHTPEFLGLKNGTGFWSDAGYGKGVIVGLLDTGIYASHPSFDDHGVPPPPMKWKGSCKAVRCNNKLIGAKSVVGDDGSYDYDGHGTHTSSIATGNFVTGASDHGVGTGTASGIAPGAHIAMYKVCTNRGCKVSIIMAGMDAAIKDGVDVLSLSLGSRTTVSFINDPIAIGAFSAISKGIIVVCAAGNRGPTPRSITNDAPWLLTVAAGSVDRRFDAGVHLGNGKRIDGEALTKVTKPTSNPYPLLYSEEHRFCQNEDHGFVAGKVIVCQATTPANQYSDIARLMAAGAAGVVLFNNQAAGYTIALHDYKAGVVQVTSADGITIAAYAKSATNGAVATFTYNNTVLGVRPSPVVASFSSRGPSYIAPGVLKPDILAPGLNILAAWPGPSFKIISGTSMATPHVSGVAALIKSLHPDWSPAAIKSAILTTSDVVNNIGDSILNERHGKASAYDRGAGHVNPARAADPGLVYDLGATDYAGYICWLFGDEGLRTIVRNSSLTCVKLPKVKDVQLNYPTLTVPLASTPFTVTRAVTNVGPAHSTYAVKVDSPSSMKVCVSPKTLVFSKAGEKKTFSVTVICQGVGASETFVEGSLSWVSKKHVVRSPIVAVRGAGDHAPAPSP is encoded by the coding sequence ATGGCATTCTTGACAAATCTCATACTACTGCCACTTCTCTTGCTCGCCAACTTCTCTCCTACACCTTCACTGTGCTATGTTAGTCCATATGCTGCAAGGGTACATCAGAGTGCTACACAAACATCTGCTTACCACACTTACATTGTGCTCGTTGAGCCACCTCCCCCAGGTGTCGACGAAGAGGGGCATCGTCGGTGGTACGAAACTTTCTTGCCGAGCTCACACATCGGTGAATCTGGGGAGCCACGTCTCCTCCACTCCTACACCGAGGTGTTTAGTGGCTTCACGGCGAAGCTCACGGAGGCTGAGCTCGATGTGGTCGCCAAGAATCCCAGGTTTGTGCGCGCGTTCCCAGACCAAACGCTGCAACTCATGACCACACACACACCGGAGTTTCTCGGACTGAAGAATGGCACCGGATTTTGGAGCGATGCAGGCTACGGGAAGGGAGTGATTGTCGGTCTACTCGACACCGGGATCTATGCATCACACCCTTCGTTCGACGATCATGGTGTCCCACCACCCCCGATGAAGTGGAAGGGCTCATGCAAGGCGGTCAGGTGCAACAACAAGCTCATCGGTGCCAAATCAGTTGTTGGAGATGATGGCTCGTACGATTACGACGGGCATGGAACACACACCTCATCCATTGCCACCGGGAACTTCGTCACCGGTGCGTCAGACCATGGAGTGGGCACGGGCACTGCTTCTGGAattgctccaggtgcccacaTCGCCATGTACAAGGTGTGCACCAATAGGGGCTGCAAAGTATCCATCATAATGGCCGGCATGGACGCGGCCATCAAGGATGGGGTGGACGTGCTCTCGCTGTCTCTCGGTAGCCGAACCACTGTCAGCTTCATAAATGACCCCATCGCCATCGGTGCATTCAGCGCAATATCCAAGGGCATCATTGTGGTGTGTGCGGCTGGCAACAGAGGTCCCACTCCACGATCGATCACAAACGATGCGCCGTGGTTGCTCACGGTTGCTGCCGGCTCGGTGGACCGGAGATTCGACGCTGGCGTGCATCTCGGCAACGGCAAGCGCATCGACGGGGAAGCACTTACCAAGGTGACAAAGCCAACCTCAAACCCGTACCCTCTCCTCTACTCCGAGGAACATCGTTTCTGCCAGAATGAGGATCACGGTTTCGTTGCTGGGAAAGTAATTGTTTGCCAGGCCACGACACCAGCGAATCAGTATTCTGACATTGCGAGGCTAATGGCTGCCGGTGCGGCTGGCGTGGTGCTTTTCAATAATCAAGCCGCCGGCTACACCATTGCTCTTCATGACTACAAGGCGGGGGTGGTGCAGGTGACCTCTGCCGATGGCATCACCATTGCAGCTTACGCGAAGTCAGCAACGAACGGTGCCGTGGCAACTTTCACATACAACAACACAGTGTTGGGTGTTCGTCCGAGCCCGGTCGTTGCGTCATTCTCTTCCAGGGGTCCAAGCTATATCGCCCCCGGCGTGCTCAAGCCAGACATTCTTGCGCCCGGGCTCAACATCCTTGCGGCATGGCCAGGACCTTCTTTCAAAATCATATCAGGTACGTCCATGGCAACGCCACATGTCAGCGGTGTTGCGGCTCTTATCAAAAGCTTGCATCCTGACTGGTCACCGGCTGCCATCAAGTCGGCCATCTTGACAACCTCGGACGTTGTCAACAACATCGGCGACTCGATCTTGAACGAGAGGCATGGTAAAGCCAGTGCCTACGATAGAGGTGCCGGCCATGTGAACCCCGCGAGAGCCGCCGACCCTGGTCTGGTGTACGACCTCGGCGCGACTGACTATGCAGGCTACATCTGCTGGCTCTTCGGCGACGAAGGCTTGCGGACCATTGTACGCAACTCGAGCTTGACATGCGTGAAGCTGCCCAAGGTCAAGGACGTTCAGCTCAACTACCCTACTCTAACTGTGCCGTTAGCATCAACGCCTTTCACCGTGACCCGGGCAGTGACGAACGTCGGGCCGGCACATTCTACTTACGCCGTCAAGGTAGACTCACCAAGCTCTATGAAAGTGTGTGTCTCCCCAAAGACACTAGTGTTCTCCAAGGCTGGAGAAAAGAAGACGTTCAGCGTGACAGTGATCTGCCAAGGCGTGGGTGCATCGGAAACCTTTGTGGAGGGAAGCTTGAGCTGGGTGTCGAAGAAGCATGTTGTGCGTAGTCCCATTGTCGCCGTCCGTGGAGCAGGAGATCATGCTCCCGCTCCATCACCATGA
- the LOC125526743 gene encoding subtilisin-like protease codes for MASFTNLSVPLLLLAILFPALALCYINPAATSVHQNATKPSAYRAYIVLVEPPRSNAGEDAHRQWHKSFLPSSLMDESNESRLLHSYTEVFSGFAVRLTDAELDTVAKKPGFVRAFPDRTLQLMTTHTPEFLGLRNDTGFWSQAGYGKGVIIGLLDTGIYATHPSFNDHGVPPPPARWKGSCKAARCNNKLIGAKSFIEGVDSGDEEGHGTHTSSTAAGNFVTGASYHGVGVGKGTAAGIAPSAHIAMYKVCDSRGCEESAVLAGLEEAIKDGVDVLSFSVGGTMSPIYDQDPIAIGAFSAMSKGILMVCAAGNDGPNLFSVTNVAPWLLTVAAGSVDRSFGASVNLGNGKIIDGEALTQKASPSSKSHPLVYSEERRYCNYSDDSGIAGKILVCENTKSETQKSNVRRIVGAGASGVVLFNDKISGYTTIVQDYNSSVVQVTASDGGILIAYAASSKSSSVASLTYNNTLFGVRPAPVVPFFSSRGPSFTNLNILKPDILAPGLNILAAWPPSTASGQGPFNIISGTSMATPHVSGVAALIKSIHPDWSPAAIKSAILTTSDIVNSTGGSILDEQHRKAGVFDTGAGHVNPARAADPGLVYDLSVTEYAGYICWFLGDSGLATIMRNSSLTCGKLPKVQHAQLNYPTITVLVSSTPFTVNRTVTNVGPADSTFKAKVDVPKPLTVRVSPETLSFSKAGEKKTFSMSVSGDLGKEVLYVEGSLSWVSERHVVRSPIVALPASSP; via the coding sequence ATGGCGTCGTTCACAAATCTCTCAGTACCACTTCTCTTGCTCGCCATCCTCTTTCCTGCGCTCGCACTATGCTATATCAATCCAGCTGCCACAAGCGTACACCAAAATGCCACAAAACCCTCTGCTTATCGTGCTTACATCGTGCTCGTCGAGCCACCACGCTCGAATGCCGGCGAAGACGCCCATCGCCAGTGGCATAAGTCTTTCTTGCCGAGTTCGTTGATGGATGAGTCCAACGAGTCGCGCCTTCTCCATTCCTACACCGAGGTGTTCAGTGGCTTCGCCGTGAGGCTCACCGACGCCGAGCTCGATACGGTGGCCAAGAAGCCAGGGTTTGTGCGTGCATTCCCCGACCGGACCCTGCAGCTAATGACCACCCACACGCCAGAGTTCCTTGGGCTAAGGAACGACACCGGGTTCTGGAGCCAGGCTGGCTACGGGAAGGGAGTCATCATTGGACTGCTCGACACCGGCATCTATGCGACACACCCTTCTTTCAATGACCATGGAGTTCCACCACCCCCAGCAAGGTGGAAGGGCTCATGCAAGGCGGCCCGGTGCAACAACAAGCTCATTGGTGCCAAGTCATTCATCGAGGGTGTTGACTCTGGTGACGAAGAGGGACACGGAACGCACACCTCGTCCACGGCAGCCGGGAACTTCGTCACCGGCGCGTCATACCATGGTGTGGGTGTGGGAAAGGGCACTGCAGCCGGAATTGCTCCTAGCGCACACATCGCCATGTACAAGGTATGCGACAGTAGAGGCTGCGAGGAATCCGCCGTACTGGCCGGCCTAGAAGAGGCCATCAAGGATGGGGTGGACGTGCTCTCGTTCTCCGTTGGTGGCACCATGAGTCCCATCTATGATCAAGACCCCATCGCTATTGGCGCGTTTAGTGCTATGTCCAAGGGCATCCTCATGGTGTGTGCCGCAGGTAACGATGGTCCGAATCTGTTCTCGGTCACCAACGTCGCCCCGTGGTTGCTCACAGTCGCCGCCGGCTCCGTAGATCGGAGCTTCGGTGCCAGTGTGAATCTTGGCAATGGCAAGATCATCGATGGAGAAGCGCTTACCCAGAAAGCGAGTCCGAGCTCAAAGTCGCACCCTCTCGTCTACTCCGAGGAACGGCGGTACTGCAATTACAGTGATGACAGTGGCATCGCTGGTAAGATCCTGGTCTGCGAGAACACGAAGTCGGAGACTCAAAAGTCCAACGTCCGCAGAATAGTGGGTGCTGGTGCGTCCGGTGTGGTGTTGTTCAACGACAAAATCAGTGGCTACACCACCATTGTTCAGGATTACAACTCCAGTGTTGTACAGGTGACCGCGTCCGACGGTGGCATCCTCATAGCTTACGCCGCATCGTCGAAGAGCAGCTCTGTGGCCTCTCTCACGTACAACAACACATTGTTTGGTGTCCGCCCGGCCCCTGTCGTGCCTTTTTTCTCTTCCCGGGGTCCAAGTTTCACCAACCTCAACATCCTAAAGCCGGACATATTGGCACCGGGGCTCAACATCCTCGCTGCATGGCCGCCAAGCACGGCCTCCGGACAGGGCCCTTTCAACATCATATCAGGCACATCCATGGCGACGCCCCACGTGAGTGGTGTTGCGGCGCTTATTAAAAGCATCCATCCCGACTGGTCGCCAGCCGCCATCAAGTCTGCTATCCTAACGACGTCGGACATCGTTAATAGCACTGGCGGCTCAATCTTGGACGAGCAGCATCGAAAGGCCGGGGTGTTCGACACAGGCGCCGGCCATGTGAACCCGGCGAGAGCCGCCGACCCTGGCTTGGTGTACGACCTCAGCGTCACTGAGTATGCCGGCTACATCTGCTGGTTCCTCGGTGACAGCGGCCTAGCAACCATCATGCGCAACTCAAGCTTGACCTGCGGGAAGCTGCCCAAGGTCCAGCACGCGCAGCTCAACTACCCGACGATAACCGTGTTGGTTTCATCGACTCCGTTCACAGTGAACCGAACTGTGACGAACGTTGGGCCAGCGGATTCGACATTCAAGGCCAAGGTGGACGTGCCGAAGCCTCTGACCGTGCGTGTCTCCCCGGAGACGCTGTCATTCTCCAAAGCCGGAGAGAAGAAGACCTTCAGCATGTCTGTGAGCGGCGACCTGGGCAAGGAAGTACTGTATGTGGAGGGAAGCTTGAGCTGGGTATCGGAGAGGCATGTCGTGCGGAGCCCCATCGTCGCTCTTCCGGCCTCATCACCATGA
- the LOC125526741 gene encoding subtilisin-like protease 4 — protein sequence MASLTNLIILLPLLLLATFSPTPSLCYVGPSVARVHEGATQASAYRTYIVLVKPPPSGTNEEGHRRWYETFLPSSHIGESGEPRLLHSYIEVFSGFAARLTEAELDAVTKKPGFVRAFPDRTLQLMTTHTPEFLGLRNGTGFWSDAGYGKGVVIGLLDTGIYATHPSFDDHGVQSPPTRWRSSCKAVRCNNKLIGANSFTGDDDSYDYVGHGTHTSSTAAGNFVTDASDHGVGTGTASGIAPGAHIAMYKVCTAEGCQESAVLAGLDAAIKDGVDVLSLSLSSLAGVSFNKDPIAIGAFSAISKGIIVVCAAGNKGPTPRSVSNSAPWLLTVAAGSVDRRFDAGVHLGNGKRMDGEAFTPAIKPTSKPYPLFYSEEHRFCQNAYYGSVAGKIIVCQSTTPMARYSDISRLMGHGAAGVVLFNDKATGYTIILQDFDEARVVQVTFADGIALAAYTKSASNDAVATFTYNNTVLGVRPNPVVASFSSRGPSSVAPGVLKPDILAPGLNILAAWPSPPFKIISGTSMATPHVSGVAALIKSLHPEWSPAAIKSAILTTSDTTNNIGGSILNERHDKASAYDRGAGHVNPARAADPGLVYDLGVTDYAGYICWLLGEEGLVTIVRNSSLTCAKLPKVKDVQLNYPTLTVPLASTPFTVTRTVTNVGPADSTYAAKVNSPSSMTLHVSPKTLVFSKAGEKKTFSVTVSCQGVGASEIFVEGSLSWVSKKHVVRSPIVAIHGVGGHASAPSP from the coding sequence ATGGCGTCCTTGACAAATCTCATCATACTACTACCACTTCTCTTGCTCGCCACCTTCTCTCCTACACCATCCCTGTGCTATGTCGGTCCATCTGTTGCAAGGGTACATGAGGGTGCTACACAAGCATCTGCCTACCGCACTTACATTGTGCTCGTCAAGCCACCTCCCTCAGGTACCAACGAAGAGGGGCATCGTCGGTGGTACGAGACTTTCTTGCCGAGCTCACACATCGGCGAATCTGGGGAGCCGCGTCTCCTCCACTCCTACATCGAGGTGTTCAGCGGCTTCGCGGCGAGGCTCACAGAGGCTGAGCTCGACGCGGTCACCAAGAAGCCAGGGTTCGTGCGCGCGTTCCCAGACCGGACGCTGCAGCTCATGACCACGCACACGCCGGAGTTCCTCGGGCTGAGGAACGGCACCGGATTTTGGAGCGACGCAGGCTACGGGAAGGGAGTGGTCATCGGGCTGCTCGACACCGGGATCTATGCAACACATCCTTCGTTCGACGATCATGGTGTCCAATCACCCCCGACAAGGTGGAGGAGCTCGTGCAAGGCGGTCAGGTGCAACAACAAGCTCATCGGTGCCAACTCATTTACTGGAGATGACGACTCGTACGATTACGTGGGGCACGGAACACACACCTCGTCCACTGCCGCCGGCAACTTCGTCACCGATGCGTCAGACCATGGCGTGGGCACGGGCACTGCTTCCGGAattgctccaggtgcccacaTCGCCATGTACAAGGTGTGCACCGCCGAGGGCTGCCAAGAATCCGCCGTACTGGCCGGCCTGGATGCGGCCATCAAGGATGGGGTGGACGTGCTCTCGCTATCTCTCAGTAGTCTCGCCGGTGTCAGCTTCAATAAGGACCCCATCGCCATCGGTGCGTTCAGTGCTATATCCAAGGGCATCATTGTGGTGTGTGCGGCTGGCAACAAAGGTCCCACTCCACGGTCGGTCTCCAACAGTGCACCGTGGTTGCTCACGGTTGCCGCTGGCTCAGTGGACCGGAGATTCGACGCTGGCGTGCATCTCGGCAACGGCAAGCGCATGGACGGAGAAGCATTTACCCCAGCGATAAAGCCAACCTCAAAGCCATACCCTCTCTTCTACTCCGAGGAACATCGTTTCTGCCAGAATGCGTATTACGGTTCAGTTGCCGGGAAAATAATTGTTTGTCAGTCCACAACACCCATGGCTCGCTATTCTGACATTTCGAGGTTAATGGGTCATGGTGCGGCTGGCGTGGTTCTTTTCAATGACAAAGCCACTGGCTACACCATTATTCTTCAGGATTTCGACGAAGCGAGAGTGGTGCAGGTGACCTTCGCCGACGGCATCGCCCTCGCAGCTTACACGAAGTCAGCATCGAACGACGCCGTTGCCACTTTCACATACAACAACACAGTGTTGGGTGTTCGTCCGAACCCGGTCGTGGCATCGTTCTCTTCCCGGGGTCCAAGCTCAGTCGCTCCAGGTGTGCTCAAGCCAGACATTCTTGCGCCCGGGCTCAACATCCTTGCGGCGTGGCCAAGTCCCCCTTTCAAAATCATATCGGGCACGTCCATGGCAACGCCACATGTCAGTGGTGTTGCGGCGCTTATCAAAAGCTTGCATCCTGAATGGTCACCGGCTGCCATCAAGTCGGCCATCCTGACAACGTCGGACACCACCAACAACATCGGCGGCTCGATCTTGAACGAGAGGCATGATAAAGCCAGTGCGTACGATAGAGGCGCCGGCCATGTGAACCCGGCGAGGGCTGCTGACCCAGGTTTGGTGTATGACCTCGGTGTAACCGACTATGCAGGTTACATCTGCTGGCTCCTTGGCGAGGAAGGCTTGGTGACCATCGTACGCAACTCGAGCCTGACCTGCGCGAAGCTGCCCAAGGTCAAGGACGTTCAGCTCAACTACCCTACTCTAACTGTGCCGCTAGCATCAACGCCGTTCACCGTGACCCGGACGGTGACGAACGTTGGGCCGGCAGATTCTACATACGCTGCTAAGGTAAACTCGCCAAGCTCTATGACATTGCATGTCTCCCCAAAGACACTGGTGTTCTCCAAGGCTGGAGAAAAGAAGACGTTCAGCGTGACGGTGAGCTGCCAAGGCGTGGGTGCATCGGAAATCTTTGTGGAGGGAAGCTTGAGCTGGGTGTCGAAGAAGCATGTTGTGCGTAGTCCCATTGTCGCCATCCACGGAGTGGGAGGTCATGCTTCCGCTCCATCACCATGA